In Malaclemys terrapin pileata isolate rMalTer1 chromosome 10, rMalTer1.hap1, whole genome shotgun sequence, the following are encoded in one genomic region:
- the BRICD5 gene encoding BRICHOS domain-containing protein 5 has translation MEAERSSPGNATSAERRPLAKSKTPSRILWVILSVILFFAIVGISVVVIFSFTHRTTKPVLQIVRLTFQNHQGSQTNQSAFVDKSKNTVTYHVTSPTNHTTVVLFDSKNGYVCYKPADQNACYLRKMDDWDLENVQISFNLSEHRVNQLLLQNNQTKYYREFLGILPGRQANAGSLGEAIQTLCEQTSIYWVRKGDGPGKKRLIYLCIDICFPSNVCLSVCFYYLPD, from the exons ATGGAGGCGGAAAGGAGCAGTCCTGGCAACGCCACCTCTGCA GAGAGAAGACCCCTGGCAAAATCTAAAACTCCTTCCAGGATACTTTGGGTCATCTTGTCTGTAATCCTGTTTTTCGCCATTGTTGGCATCAGTGTGGTGGTAATTTTCAGCTTTACCCATAGGACTACCAAG CCTGTTTTGCAGATTGTGCGGCTAACGTTTCAGAATCACCAGGGCTCCCAGACGAATCAGTCGGCCTTTGTTGACAAGTCCAAGAATACTGTTACTTATCATGTAACTTCGCCAACGAACCACACAACGGTGGTCTTGTTCGACAGCAAGAAT GGCTATGTCTGCTATAAACCCGCAGATCAAAATGCATGTTACCTGCGGAAGATGGACGATTGGGATCTTGAGAACGTGCAGATATCTTTCAATCTATCTGAGCACAGG GTCAATCAGCTGCTGCTTCAAAATAATCAAACCAAGTACTACCGAGAGTTCCTGGGGATTCTGCCGGGGAGACAAGCAAATGCCGGAAGCTTGGGGGAAGCCATCCAAACCCTGTGCGAGCAGACTTCCATCTACTGGGTCAGGAAAGGGGATG gcccTGGGAAGAAGCGACTCATTTACCTCTGCATTGACATCTGTTTTCCAAGCAACGTTTGCTTGTCTGTCTGCTTTTATTACCTTCCTGATTAA